From a region of the Campylobacter concisus genome:
- a CDS encoding recombinase family protein, whose translation MRNYEKITALYERLSRDDELQGESNSIVNQKKILEEYAGKNNLSNIIHFTNDGISGTQFDRPGFMAMMNGVNQGNIIGCIIVKDMSRLGRDYLKVGQCMEILRQKGVRLIAINDNVDSFYREDDFTPFRNIMNEWYTRDTSRKIQSTFRSKGESGKHTASSPPYGYIKDEKDKDKWIVDEKAAEIVRRIFNLTMQGNGPYRIAKILESEKVDIPAYHQQKLGYGLHQSKVFEHPYRWCSSTIVSILKKQEYLGHTVNFKTRKHFKDKKSKYVSEENWLIFENTHEAIIDQETFDNVQRIRGNVKRYPDGWGEYHPLTGPYVLCRLWQ comes from the coding sequence ATGAGGAATTATGAAAAGATAACAGCACTCTATGAGAGATTAAGTCGTGATGATGAACTTCAAGGAGAAAGCAATTCTATTGTAAATCAAAAGAAAATCCTTGAAGAATATGCAGGTAAAAATAATTTAAGCAACATCATACATTTTACAAATGATGGAATAAGCGGAACACAGTTTGATAGACCGGGCTTTATGGCAATGATGAACGGAGTTAATCAAGGTAATATAATAGGTTGTATAATCGTAAAAGATATGAGTAGACTTGGCAGAGACTATCTTAAAGTCGGTCAATGTATGGAAATCTTAAGACAAAAGGGAGTTAGGCTCATTGCTATCAATGATAATGTAGATAGCTTTTATAGAGAAGATGATTTTACCCCTTTTAGAAATATTATGAATGAATGGTATACAAGAGATACTTCAAGAAAAATACAATCTACATTCAGGTCAAAGGGGGAAAGCGGAAAGCATACGGCAAGCTCTCCACCTTATGGATATATCAAAGATGAAAAAGACAAAGATAAGTGGATTGTAGATGAAAAAGCAGCGGAGATAGTAAGGAGAATATTCAATCTGACCATGCAAGGCAATGGTCCGTATCGAATAGCAAAGATATTGGAAAGTGAAAAAGTAGATATACCTGCTTACCATCAGCAAAAATTAGGATATGGACTACATCAAAGCAAAGTGTTTGAACATCCTTATCGTTGGTGCAGTTCTACAATTGTAAGTATCTTAAAGAAACAGGAATATTTAGGTCATACTGTAAACTTCAAAACAAGAAAGCATTTCAAGGATAAGAAAAGCAAATATGTATCTGAAGAAAACTGGCTGATATTTGAAAATACCCACGAGGCAATTATAGACCAAGAAACCTTTGATAATGTGCAAAGGATAAGAGGAAATGTAAAAAGGTATCCCGATGGTTGGGGAGAATATCACCCTTTAACTGGGCCTTATGTATTATGCAGATTGTGGCAGTAA
- a CDS encoding recombinase zinc beta ribbon domain-containing protein, with amino-acid sequence MYVHRTSNYKNIPYYTCSAYTKVPCGTLCPSTHRIKAEAVLNLIQETLKDIKKYLDEDHEAFIRSI; translated from the coding sequence ATGTATGTTCATAGAACAAGTAATTACAAAAATATTCCCTACTACACTTGCAGTGCTTACACGAAAGTACCCTGTGGAACGCTTTGTCCATCTACTCACAGGATAAAAGCGGAAGCAGTCTTAAACCTTATACAGGAAACCTTAAAAGACATTAAAAAATATCTTGATGAAGATCACGAAGCCTTTATCCGTTCCATTTAA
- a CDS encoding DUF4368 domain-containing protein, whose amino-acid sequence MEEKEKVEIEKTKIRLMESKNRLQELERLMCRIYEDMILEKIPSNRYEILNSQYETEQIALSKEIKDLEFAILRYEKETDKAKKFISLISRYENFDELTTTMINEFVEKIIVHERNRKSSQTSKQKNRDIF is encoded by the coding sequence ATGGAAGAAAAGGAAAAAGTAGAGATAGAAAAGACAAAAATAAGATTAATGGAAAGTAAAAACAGGCTTCAGGAACTTGAACGATTGATGTGCCGTATTTACGAAGATATGATACTTGAAAAAATACCAAGTAATAGGTATGAGATACTTAACAGTCAATATGAAACAGAGCAAATAGCTTTAAGCAAAGAAATTAAAGACTTAGAGTTTGCAATATTAAGATATGAAAAAGAAACAGATAAGGCGAAAAAGTTTATATCTCTAATAAGCCGATATGAAAATTTTGATGAACTTACAACTACAATGATAAATGAGTTTGTAGAAAAGATTATTGTTCATGAAAGGAATAGAAAAAGTAGTCAAACATCAAAGCAAAAAAATAGAGATATATTTTAA
- the dcm gene encoding DNA (cytosine-5-)-methyltransferase produces the protein MNIIPQVIDNSPAILIKNKRIRLQMTQKELADAVGMSKFGDRTIRRWENGESQPSSIELKHILSFPEKVPFPNNENAPYKIIDLFAGIGGTRLGFYQTGKTNVVFSSEIDKFAVKTYKANFGETPFGDITKISEKDIPNHDIIVGGFPCQAFSQAGKKLGFEDTRGTLFFEIARIIKEKRPKAFLLENVKNLKSHDKGRTYKTIEKTLKDLNYDVHSIILKAKDFGVPQNRERIYIVGFDKDKIDNYKDFSFPIPPCPDVSVGNILEQNVDTKYTISNALWQGHQRRKKEHKIKGNGFGYTLFNENSPYTNTLSARYYKDGSEILIEQKGKNPRKLTPREAARLQGFPENYIIPVSDTQSYKQFGNSVAVTVIHAIANNIIDILDTCTKKEIN, from the coding sequence ATGAATATTATACCACAAGTCATAGATAATTCCCCTGCTATTTTAATAAAAAATAAGCGTATCAGATTACAAATGACTCAAAAAGAATTAGCTGATGCTGTTGGTATGTCCAAATTCGGAGATAGGACAATTCGCAGATGGGAAAATGGAGAAAGTCAGCCATCGTCCATTGAGCTGAAACATATTTTATCATTTCCTGAAAAAGTACCTTTCCCCAATAATGAAAATGCCCCCTATAAAATCATTGATTTATTTGCCGGAATTGGTGGTACAAGGCTTGGATTTTACCAAACAGGTAAAACAAATGTCGTATTCAGTAGTGAAATTGATAAATTTGCAGTAAAAACATATAAGGCAAATTTTGGTGAAACTCCTTTTGGAGATATTACAAAAATATCTGAAAAAGATATTCCTAATCATGATATTATTGTCGGTGGTTTTCCTTGTCAAGCATTTAGTCAAGCCGGTAAAAAGCTTGGTTTTGAAGATACTCGTGGAACATTATTTTTTGAAATTGCAAGAATTATTAAAGAGAAACGACCTAAGGCATTTCTTCTTGAAAATGTCAAAAACCTAAAATCTCACGATAAAGGTCGTACCTATAAAACAATAGAAAAAACATTAAAGGATTTAAACTACGATGTTCATTCTATTATACTTAAAGCAAAAGACTTCGGTGTTCCACAAAATAGAGAGCGTATTTACATTGTTGGATTTGATAAGGATAAAATAGATAACTATAAAGATTTTTCTTTTCCAATTCCTCCCTGCCCAGATGTTTCTGTGGGAAATATTTTAGAGCAAAATGTTGATACTAAATACACCATTTCAAATGCACTTTGGCAAGGTCATCAACGACGAAAGAAAGAACATAAAATAAAGGGAAATGGATTTGGTTACACATTGTTCAATGAAAACAGTCCTTATACAAATACATTATCTGCAAGATATTATAAAGACGGGAGTGAAATACTTATTGAGCAAAAAGGAAAAAATCCACGAAAACTAACACCTCGTGAAGCTGCAAGACTTCAAGGCTTCCCCGAAAACTATATCATTCCTGTAAGTGATACTCAAAGTTACAAACAGTTTGGTAATTCTGTTGCCGTTACTGTTATCCATGCAATTGCAAATAACATAATTGATATACTTGATACCTGTACTAAAAAAGAGATTAACTAA
- a CDS encoding type II restriction endonuclease, whose product MANISLDEYKNLVKEKRKEGFKQPYDLVYDNFITLGYDKAPKEFFLSNASEVVEKLRNSCWSEFQPLEKDFTSKMLKELVDDEYIKTLTPIEAITWFVEEFPEHIYALTLSNTQSRRSRAGKEFESIIELILIGAGIPLDSQGNIGKQEFVNKGLGKLVDLVSPGVLEYIVNKRNTVLISAKTTLRERWQEVPEEMGRTGAREMFLATLDTSISSDVLNTLYEANIQVTTTKNIKETYYSDNERVLTFEKLVEICLDNVSHWKNFNYTVEQNEQMIELITKQIEKHQNHKFVEEYYDERLKNIKK is encoded by the coding sequence ATGGCAAATATTTCTCTTGATGAATATAAAAACTTAGTTAAAGAAAAAAGGAAAGAAGGCTTTAAACAGCCTTATGACTTAGTTTATGATAATTTTATTACATTAGGATACGACAAAGCCCCTAAAGAATTCTTTTTAAGTAATGCAAGTGAAGTTGTTGAAAAACTTAGAAATAGCTGTTGGAGTGAATTTCAGCCATTAGAAAAAGACTTTACTTCAAAAATGCTAAAAGAGTTAGTTGATGATGAGTATATCAAAACTCTTACACCAATAGAGGCAATTACTTGGTTTGTGGAAGAATTTCCGGAACATATATATGCTTTGACTTTGTCAAATACTCAAAGTAGGAGGAGTAGAGCAGGTAAAGAATTTGAAAGTATTATAGAACTCATTTTGATTGGTGCAGGGATTCCACTTGACAGTCAAGGTAATATAGGTAAACAAGAGTTTGTCAATAAAGGTCTTGGTAAATTGGTAGATTTAGTTTCTCCGGGTGTTTTAGAATACATTGTAAATAAGAGAAATACTGTCTTAATTAGTGCAAAAACCACATTAAGAGAAAGATGGCAAGAAGTACCTGAAGAAATGGGAAGAACAGGTGCAAGAGAAATGTTTTTAGCAACTCTTGATACTTCTATTAGCTCTGATGTATTGAACACTCTATATGAGGCTAATATACAAGTTACAACAACAAAAAATATAAAAGAAACATATTATTCCGATAATGAAAGGGTATTAACCTTTGAAAAGTTGGTTGAAATATGTTTAGACAATGTTTCTCATTGGAAAAATTTCAACTACACAGTAGAACAAAATGAGCAAATGATAGAGCTTATCACTAAGCAAATTGAAAAACACCAAAATCATAAATTTGTAGAAGAATATTATGATGAGCGATTAAAAAACATAAAGAAGTAG
- a CDS encoding cupin domain-containing protein has translation MSEQRIYCMDLVKKEDPEKAVRTPFYQTESTGGSVWVIKPGQTLQKHYHHNSDDIWIVLQGEGIFYPQPNEEVPFKKGHVIVSKKDSCHGAKNTGDEDIIFVSIVAPVPSDYDPINE, from the coding sequence ATGAGCGAACAGAGAATCTATTGCATGGACCTTGTAAAAAAAGAGGATCCGGAAAAGGCTGTCAGAACACCGTTTTATCAGACAGAATCTACAGGCGGATCGGTCTGGGTTATCAAACCCGGTCAGACATTGCAAAAGCACTATCACCACAATTCCGACGATATATGGATCGTCCTTCAGGGAGAGGGAATATTCTACCCCCAGCCTAATGAAGAGGTTCCATTCAAGAAAGGCCATGTCATAGTATCGAAGAAAGACTCCTGCCACGGAGCAAAAAATACTGGAGATGAGGATATCATCTTTGTAAGTATAGTAGCACCTGTCCCTTCCGACTATGATCCTATAAACGAGTGA
- a CDS encoding ATP-binding protein, which produces MIEIELNKKKLLKQDRLRQSCFISKNQIAYTFKNADEDTDKEIIKKAKNYVKHFEEMRKDNVGLLLYGNVGSGKTYVACAIANAIITEYSHTVKMRNFAQILNDLQKGGFNLDRNEYIE; this is translated from the coding sequence GTGATAGAGATAGAGCTGAACAAGAAAAAACTGTTAAAACAAGATAGGTTGAGACAAAGCTGCTTTATATCCAAAAATCAAATAGCCTACACCTTTAAAAATGCCGATGAAGATACAGATAAGGAAATCATCAAAAAAGCAAAGAACTATGTAAAACATTTTGAAGAAATGAGAAAAGATAATGTTGGACTGTTACTTTACGGAAATGTAGGAAGTGGCAAGACCTATGTAGCTTGTGCTATTGCCAACGCTATAATTACAGAATATAGCCATACAGTAAAAATGAGGAACTTTGCACAGATATTAAACGACTTACAAAAAGGCGGCTTTAATCTTGATAGAAACGAATATATCGAATAG
- a CDS encoding ATP-binding protein, with protein MTSPTLLILDDFGIERNTEYALEQIYNVINARYLKARPTIITTNLNFKDIEKEQEDIMLGRIYSRIIEMCLPLRITGLDRRKIQSKEKLKKAQNLIDE; from the coding sequence ATAACAAGCCCTACCCTACTAATTCTTGATGATTTTGGAATAGAGAGAAATACAGAATATGCCTTAGAGCAAATTTACAATGTAATCAATGCAAGATACCTAAAGGCAAGACCAACCATTATAACTACTAACCTTAATTTCAAAGATATAGAAAAAGAACAGGAAGATATAATGCTTGGCAGGATTTATTCAAGGATAATCGAGATGTGTTTACCTCTTAGGATAACGGGACTTGATAGAAGAAAAATACAGAGCAAAGAAAAGCTGAAGAAAGCACAAAACTTAATAGATGAATGA
- a CDS encoding transposon-encoded TnpW family protein: MQKNNTETKTIKKIGKTTYEVVVHFNKNTTETMQDKLKRIMLREIESEKHQKNDKND; this comes from the coding sequence ATGCAAAAAAATAATACAGAAACAAAAACAATAAAGAAGATTGGAAAAACTACCTATGAAGTTGTTGTACATTTTAATAAAAATACTACTGAAACAATGCAAGACAAATTGAAACGCATAATGCTTAGAGAAATTGAGAGTGAAAAACATCAAAAAAATGATAAAAATGATTAG
- a CDS encoding relaxase/mobilization nuclease domain-containing protein, whose translation MLVKFLRTYTGGGLGSINYLLNERKAAGTARVIKGDENLTRAIIKGITYKQKTCFGVLSFEEKYDFLTEEQKLKIIKDFERALLGEYMLERTNVLWVEHSDKDGRLELNFLIPKIDLETDRSFNPYFAKYDQTRIDLIKKIINDEYGLSSPDDPAKEQTILSSKKNINHYKNLEELDQKLHDLVKQGYIKNRDHMIELLKQNGIEITRINKKGITIILPTKKTKNRLKGGIYDADFTSAQRLGELSQSSSRRIREFHDRNTQAECRENRRKLEELIVKRDRFNQERYVERTSKNNILASQGQIGDNLAISCYRTNFGNSNWLGSARNDIKGRSSLDDTKTMEIQPTYCRQDPEGILHINSKRRRDNRERAQEIYINENGVEDDSIRESIARRERALDQDDRRRKEQTRIRNNEFATRLREGACDITDKCDSANKESQELEQRLQRRLNGIFAATKRYVREFNILLGRKIKKFRRKIPKFERSIRELTDRAQDATRICREFIEEREYSKKTSIHHHVSDVCKEKTQSLEDMF comes from the coding sequence ATGCTAGTTAAATTTCTTCGTACTTATACTGGTGGTGGCCTTGGGAGCATAAATTATCTTTTAAATGAGAGAAAAGCTGCTGGAACAGCAAGAGTTATAAAAGGTGATGAAAATTTAACTAGAGCTATTATAAAAGGCATCACCTATAAACAAAAGACCTGTTTTGGTGTTTTATCATTTGAAGAGAAGTATGACTTTTTGACTGAAGAGCAAAAACTAAAAATCATTAAGGATTTTGAACGTGCTCTTTTGGGTGAATATATGCTTGAACGTACAAATGTATTATGGGTAGAGCATTCTGATAAGGATGGACGGCTTGAGTTAAATTTCCTTATCCCTAAGATAGATCTTGAAACAGACAGGTCATTTAATCCTTATTTTGCTAAATATGATCAAACTAGAATAGATCTAATTAAAAAGATCATTAACGATGAGTATGGACTATCAAGTCCAGATGATCCAGCAAAAGAGCAAACTATATTGTCTAGCAAGAAAAACATCAATCATTATAAAAATTTGGAAGAGCTCGACCAAAAGCTGCACGATCTGGTTAAGCAAGGCTATATTAAAAATAGAGACCACATGATTGAACTTCTTAAACAAAATGGTATCGAAATAACCAGGATCAACAAAAAAGGCATAACGATCATACTGCCTACTAAAAAAACAAAAAATCGTCTAAAAGGAGGAATATACGATGCAGACTTCACCAGTGCTCAAAGACTTGGAGAACTCAGCCAAAGCTCAAGCAGAAGAATTAGAGAATTCCATGATAGAAATACACAAGCAGAGTGCAGAGAAAATAGGCGAAAACTTGAGGAGCTTATTGTTAAAAGAGATAGATTTAATCAAGAAAGATATGTCGAAAGAACTTCAAAAAACAATATCCTTGCATCACAAGGACAGATCGGTGATAATCTCGCTATCAGTTGCTACCGCACTAATTTTGGGAATAGCAATTGGCTGGGTAGTGCACGCAATGATATTAAAGGAAGAAGTAGCTTGGACGATACCAAAACAATGGAGATACAGCCAACCTACTGCAGACAAGACCCAGAGGGAATATTACATATCAATTCCAAAAGACGAAGAGATAACAGAGAACGAGCGCAGGAAATTTATATTAATGAAAATGGAGTAGAGGATGACAGCATTAGAGAAAGCATTGCTAGAAGAGAACGAGCGCTTGACCAAGATGATCGAAGACGAAAGGAACAGACACGAATTAGAAATAATGAATTTGCAACAAGACTGCGAGAAGGAGCTTGTGATATTACGGACAAATGTGACAGCGCTAACAAAGAAAGTCAAGAGCTTGAACAAAGATTGCAACGACGCCTTAACGGAATCTTTGCAGCAACAAAGAGATATGTACGAGAGTTCAATATCTTGCTTGGAAGAAAAATTAAAAAATTCAGAAGAAAAATTCCAAAATTTGAGAGAAGCATACGAGAGCTTACAGATAGAGCACAAGATGCTACAAGAATATGTAGAGAATTTATAGAGGAGCGTGAATACTCCAAAAAAACCAGCATACATCACCATGTAAGTGATGTATGCAAGGAAAAAACTCAAAGCCTAGAAGATATGTTTTAA
- a CDS encoding plasmid mobilization protein — MSSEKIKKRKVTKVITKRLRLSNAEWLVINDKLQESGLTFSKFALRAMLSKQIYAPIMRELLAELSRHGQNMNQIAAKLNSGQSLDRVGIEIIADDNDVLHKVYEALGK; from the coding sequence GTGAGTTCTGAAAAGATAAAAAAACGCAAGGTAACCAAAGTCATAACTAAAAGACTTAGGCTAAGTAATGCAGAATGGTTGGTAATTAATGATAAATTACAAGAAAGTGGCCTAACTTTCTCAAAATTTGCCCTAAGAGCTATGTTGTCTAAGCAGATTTATGCACCAATTATGAGAGAGCTTTTAGCTGAACTATCTAGACATGGACAAAACATGAACCAAATAGCTGCCAAATTAAATAGTGGGCAAAGCCTAGATAGAGTTGGTATTGAGATCATAGCGGACGATAATGATGTCTTACATAAAGTGTATGAAGCATTGGGTAAATAA
- a CDS encoding type II toxin-antitoxin system RelE family toxin has translation MRYELEFLPSALKEWQKLDNSIKVQFKKKLSERLENPKVAKDKLRGYEDVYKIKLRDAGYRLAYQVKDDEIIVLVLVVGKRENNEVYEMLKDKFN, from the coding sequence ATGAGATATGAGTTAGAGTTCTTACCAAGTGCTTTAAAAGAGTGGCAAAAGCTTGATAACAGTATAAAAGTGCAGTTTAAAAAGAAGCTAAGTGAGCGTCTAGAAAACCCAAAGGTTGCTAAAGATAAGCTACGAGGCTATGAAGATGTTTATAAGATCAAGCTAAGAGATGCCGGCTACCGCTTGGCGTATCAAGTAAAAGATGACGAGATCATAGTATTGGTGCTAGTTGTTGGCAAAAGAGAGAACAACGAAGTGTATGAGATGCTAAAGGATAAATTTAACTAA
- a CDS encoding type II toxin-antitoxin system prevent-host-death family antitoxin: protein MQTIQANFTASISELKKSPAQILKQAGDNVVAILNHNVPSAYLVPSSVYEKMAEIIEEYHLSKAVDAALVSGEKPVKVSLDEI, encoded by the coding sequence ATGCAAACCATACAAGCAAATTTCACAGCTAGCATAAGCGAGCTAAAAAAGTCTCCAGCTCAAATTTTAAAACAAGCTGGAGATAATGTCGTAGCTATACTAAACCACAATGTCCCTAGTGCATATCTAGTACCCAGCTCTGTCTATGAAAAAATGGCAGAGATAATAGAAGAGTATCATCTAAGTAAAGCAGTAGACGCTGCTCTAGTAAGTGGTGAAAAGCCAGTAAAAGTAAGCTTAGATGAGATATGA
- a CDS encoding site-specific integrase, translated as MNLSDSIIQSFVNSFMKVKLSKSIKEHSLLNKKMDVEFLNALNDYFKQSLIDGDLPQILIKDISNITNTAGALGSKDKENIGQTLLEKNILTLNYLVSKLEKSSVLFDDKREHFFLEDGSNDTKATPSSFDAKDIDSFQENIKELEDSGCLPITDGQLKAMAQRISETVYAILDQKYGSTSNLKLVRTKNDHRSMEDIILDPNPPKNIKIKLDDDSSFSIFNPSAKITKEYEIRQVLQATSGSSNQFSALNLEDQKSLKDAFEIFETNTKRADKWSPDTQRLVTGVKKLLFLYFNEDTPVYRITRDNLLEFRDLLYKIPTKLAQKSRYKDKSLSQILKLGEKDDKLSEPTIQKYMIRVIQFFNYCFDSGYIGKSITAKMNVKIDIDPSERAVLPYEVSEARKIFEIVTSIKQSGKSPSSRIEANELYYVTMIAAYSGMRIKEITQLHKEDIVLKDGIYCFNINTNDGKTTKTKNSIRFVPIHSKLIDLGLLEYVNSKKSGNIFKVSNKDFSEIFRSQIQRKFIDKDSKKTFYSFRHYFIDYLVQREVEANLIAQIVGHEKQYKILLNTYAKPINANTLKAKVEMVSYENEYGQISKHEF; from the coding sequence ATGAATCTTAGTGATAGTATAATCCAATCTTTTGTAAATTCGTTTATGAAAGTAAAGCTTAGCAAGAGTATCAAAGAGCACTCTCTTCTTAACAAGAAGATGGATGTAGAATTTCTAAATGCGCTCAATGACTACTTTAAACAAAGTTTGATAGATGGCGATCTACCTCAAATTTTAATTAAGGATATAAGCAATATCACTAACACTGCTGGCGCTCTTGGTAGCAAGGATAAAGAGAACATAGGGCAAACTCTTTTAGAGAAAAACATACTAACACTTAACTATCTTGTATCAAAGCTTGAGAAGAGCAGTGTGCTCTTTGATGACAAGCGTGAGCACTTTTTCCTTGAAGATGGCTCTAATGATACTAAAGCCACGCCTAGTTCGTTTGATGCTAAGGATATAGATTCTTTTCAAGAAAATATAAAAGAGCTTGAAGATAGTGGTTGTTTGCCCATTACTGATGGGCAGCTTAAGGCTATGGCTCAGAGGATTAGCGAGACGGTTTATGCCATACTAGATCAAAAGTATGGCTCAACTTCAAATTTAAAGCTAGTAAGAACAAAGAATGACCATAGAAGCATGGAAGATATTATATTGGATCCAAATCCACCAAAAAATATCAAGATAAAATTAGATGACGATAGTAGCTTTAGTATTTTTAATCCTAGCGCCAAAATAACCAAAGAGTATGAGATCAGGCAAGTACTGCAAGCAACATCTGGCTCTAGCAATCAATTCTCAGCTTTAAATTTAGAAGATCAAAAGAGCTTAAAGGATGCATTCGAGATATTTGAGACAAACACTAAAAGAGCTGACAAGTGGTCGCCAGATACGCAAAGATTAGTTACTGGCGTAAAAAAGCTCTTATTTTTATACTTTAACGAAGATACGCCAGTTTATAGGATCACGAGAGATAACTTGCTTGAATTTAGAGATCTTCTTTATAAAATTCCAACTAAGCTAGCTCAAAAGAGTAGGTATAAAGATAAAAGTTTATCTCAGATACTTAAGCTAGGAGAAAAGGACGATAAACTCTCTGAGCCTACTATCCAAAAATATATGATAAGGGTTATTCAGTTTTTTAACTACTGCTTTGATAGTGGTTATATAGGTAAAAGCATAACTGCAAAAATGAACGTCAAGATAGACATAGACCCTAGCGAAAGGGCAGTGCTTCCATACGAAGTATCAGAAGCTAGGAAGATCTTTGAGATAGTAACTAGTATCAAACAAAGTGGTAAATCTCCAAGCTCAAGGATAGAGGCTAATGAGCTCTACTACGTCACAATGATAGCTGCTTATAGTGGCATGAGGATAAAAGAGATCACACAACTTCATAAAGAAGATATAGTCTTAAAAGATGGAATTTACTGCTTTAACATAAACACAAATGATGGTAAAACTACCAAGACCAAAAACAGCATTAGGTTTGTGCCTATCCATAGTAAGCTCATAGATCTAGGCCTGCTAGAATATGTTAATAGCAAGAAAAGCGGAAATATATTTAAGGTAAGCAATAAGGACTTCTCTGAAATTTTTAGAAGCCAGATCCAAAGAAAGTTTATAGACAAAGACTCTAAAAAGACATTCTACTCTTTTAGGCACTACTTTATAGACTATCTAGTGCAGCGCGAGGTAGAAGCAAATCTTATAGCTCAGATAGTAGGGCATGAGAAGCAGTATAAAATTTTGCTAAACACTTATGCCAAGCCTATTAACGCTAACACGCTAAAGGCTAAAGTAGAGATGGTATCGTATGAAAATGAATATGGGCAAATTTCAAAGCATGAGTTTTAA
- the tssJ gene encoding type VI secretion system lipoprotein TssJ, which yields MKKIFRFLSFLVFMLFLTGCAKDLIISNMPNSNLNYHGDNVPITIIAYKLRDVAKFKEASIIDLAERNGEILGYDKIDSIKTQIQPNTNRYAFTNVYPDEVPYVGILVLYADQSKTNIKAYKATKEIKEKNIVFEITKNGVNVLDASSSKIQVSK from the coding sequence ATGAAAAAAATATTTAGATTTCTATCTTTTTTAGTATTTATGCTATTTCTTACAGGGTGTGCAAAAGATCTTATTATAAGCAATATGCCAAATTCAAATTTGAACTATCATGGCGATAATGTTCCTATAACTATCATAGCTTATAAATTAAGAGATGTGGCTAAATTTAAAGAAGCTAGCATTATCGATCTAGCCGAGAGAAATGGTGAAATACTAGGCTATGATAAGATTGACTCTATAAAAACACAAATTCAGCCAAATACAAATAGATATGCTTTTACAAATGTATATCCTGACGAGGTTCCGTATGTTGGCATTTTGGTACTTTATGCTGATCAGAGCAAGACAAATATCAAGGCTTATAAGGCTACAAAAGAGATAAAAGAAAAAAATATAGTTTTTGAAATAACAAAAAATGGCGTAAATGTTTTAGACGCTAGTAGCTCTAAAATACAAGTAAGCAAATAA